A genome region from Candidatus Binataceae bacterium includes the following:
- the pgsA gene encoding CDP-diacylglycerol--glycerol-3-phosphate 3-phosphatidyltransferase has product MLFTTPNLLTLSRIAAVPVIIVLLLYPGPSPSAIAAAVFLVASLTDFLDGYIARNYDSGTMLGKFLDPIADKLVVMSALIMLAGIPRTPRVPAWIVAVLMAREVLITGLRAIAAVEGEIIGADELGKYKMALQCIALEGLLIHYTYWHVDFFAAGMLVLWLSLILSLWSGVEYFVKARGIFAGEQRMPRPKRAVAQ; this is encoded by the coding sequence ATGCTGTTCACGACGCCCAATCTGCTAACGCTGAGCCGGATCGCAGCGGTCCCGGTGATCATCGTGCTGCTGCTGTATCCGGGACCCTCGCCCTCCGCTATCGCCGCGGCAGTGTTCCTGGTGGCGTCGCTAACCGATTTTCTCGACGGCTATATCGCACGCAATTACGACTCCGGCACGATGCTGGGGAAATTTCTCGATCCGATCGCCGACAAGCTCGTGGTAATGTCGGCATTGATCATGCTGGCGGGTATTCCGAGGACGCCGCGCGTACCGGCCTGGATCGTCGCTGTGCTGATGGCTCGCGAGGTGCTGATAACCGGCCTGCGTGCGATCGCCGCGGTGGAAGGGGAGATTATCGGCGCTGACGAACTCGGCAAGTACAAGATGGCGCTGCAATGTATCGCGCTCGAGGGGCTGCTGATTCATTACACCTACTGGCACGTCGATTTTTTCGCCGCCGGGATGCTGGTGTTGTGGCTTTCGCTGATCCTCAGCCTCTGGTCCGGGGTCGAGTACTTCGTCAAGGCCCGGGGGATCTTCGCCGGCGAGCAACGAATGCCTCGGCCGAAGCGCGCCGTCGCGCAATGA